Proteins encoded by one window of Colletes latitarsis isolate SP2378_abdomen chromosome 5, iyColLati1, whole genome shotgun sequence:
- the LOC143342013 gene encoding dynein intermediate chain 3, ciliary produces the protein MEIRKVYVKMRAEFGKQCIFDTSDPVLDVDIKPDPTCMNDYVLKSHCYVGVQHSKQLALHGVQTSGITTRNTGMFHFEGGWPKEIDPRDEETTARFRRRIEKDDNWAPKLHNLFKIMEQSVLQNGAVNIYQHYFEDMIPTGLVQPLDLRVVNVYADPETPKRPITNISWSPDRGSRIVVSYCFLKFGRQPDYSHRAYIWQVANPNQPYMALEPFSPCVVCEFNPRDPSVLASGLMTGQVCSWDIRTGRTPVESSDLQFSHREYANAVKWLPTKSNTEFFSTSSDGCTMWWDTRWIRKPTETLMFDLEMPNEPHMNRAMGISCLNYGPMIGTKFVLGMDNGVITSGTRRGKTNAEKIGFRYNAHFGPVVSVDRNNFNPGVFLSVGDWTARVWSEDTREGNLVSTLFLRECPTAGCWNKSRHSVFYVATDTGALLAWDLLHGFKQPIFTLQLSKERLTAIAPAEEGTFVAIGNSVGQVFLIESMDYLQSFDRKDRATFAEYIERYSKLTKAVDVRLKEIKLAQKIQAEEEQEATAKDKEKGRSKRKTTVEAKQRERESKVSKEQRRSISREIKRKPREDLSAFQFVDAEQKYFKMVEQELEKYVAENDPDVCPAGPQFGTTKKQERRQRRRSLYDEDESKDDRKKDGKKMSMRESVAAKRKKSRKMKQLPQRDGQSSKQSMREDSFLESKTKIAKEKATMKKRKRQISFVLPVPCKGEICKPKVCCFRTRKKEKRIGKLGADRKLSTDKSSRESLRGSRKRTKASVFSKMLDLPLELTREVERARREIAEAKLSGGRLERRRSTVDSISEDSR, from the exons GTTCAAACTAGCGGCATAACGACGAGAAATACCGGAATGTTTCACTTTGAGGGCGGATGGCCAAAGGAGATCGATCCAAGGGACGAGGAAACCACTGCTAGGTTTCGCAGGAGGATCGAGAAAGACGACAACTGGGCGCCAAAATTACATAACTTGTTCAAG ATAATGGAGCAAAGCGTTCTTCAAAATGGAGCGGTGAACATTTACCAACACTATTTCGAAGACATGATACCAACAGGTTTGGTACAACCACTCGATCTCAG GGTCGTAAACGTCTACGCGGACCCGGAGACGCCGAAGAGGCCGATAACCAATATCTCTTGGTCGCCCGACCGTGGCAGCAGGATCGTGGTCTCTTACTGTTTCTTGAAGTTTGGGAGGCAGCCAGATTACAGTCACAGAGCGTATATCTGGCAGGTCG CCAATCCCAACCAGCCCTACATGGCGTTGGAGCCGTTTAGTCCGTGCGTGGTCTGTGAATTTAATCCTCGGGATCCTTCCGTTCTCGCCAGCGGTCTTATGACAGGACAAGTCTGCAGCTGGGACATCAGGACCGGTAGGACACCCGTTGAGTCCTCTGATTTGCAATTCAGTCACAG GGAATACGCGAACGCGGTGAAATGGCTGCCAACGAAGAGCAACACTGAATTCTTTTCCACGTCCTCCGATGGATGCACGATGTGGTGGGACACACGATGGATTCGAAAGCCAACGGAGACCCTGATGTTCGATCTCGAGATGCCGAACGAGCCTCACATGAACAGAGCGATGGGTATTTCCTGTCTGAATTACGGCCCGATGATAGGCACGAAGTTCGTGTTAGGCATGGATAACGGTGTCATCACGTCCGGGACGAGAAGAGGGAAGACAAACGCTGAGAAAATTGGATTCAGATACAACGCTCATTTTGGACCGGTGGTCTCTGTCGATCGTAACAATTTCAATCCGGGAGTATTTTTGTCTGTCGGCGACTGGACGGCTCGTGTTTGGTCCGAGGACACCAGAGAAGGAAACTTAGTTTCCACTCT ATTTTTGAGAGAGTGCCCGACAGCTGGTTGCTGGAACAAATCAAGACACTCTGTTTTTTACGTGGCCACTGACACTGGAGCCTTGTTAGCCTGGGACCTTCTTCACGGTTTTAAACAACCAATTTTCACGCTGCAGCTGAGCAAGGAGAGGCTCACTGCCATCGCGCCGGCCGAGGAAGGTACCTTTGTAGCCATTGGCAATTCCGTTGGGCAGGTATTTCTAATCGAATCGATGGACTACCTACAGTCATTCGACAGAAAGGACAGAGCTACATTTGCCGAG TATATAGAAAGGTACTCAAAGTTAACGAAGGCAGTGGACGTGCGGCTAAAAGAAATCAAATTAGCGCAAAAAATTCAGGCCGAAGAGGAACAGGAGGCGACTGcgaaagataaagaaaaagggAGGTCAAAGAGGAAAACCACGGTCGAGGCGAAACAGAGAGAGCGCGAgtcgaaagtgagcaaagagcaGAGAAGAAGCATTTCGAGGGAAATAAAAAGGAAACCTCGAGAAGATCTGTCAGCGTTTCAGTTCGTGGATGCAGAGCAGAAATACTTCAAGATGGTCGAGCAG GAGTTGGAGAAGTACGTGGCAGAAAACGATCCTGACGTCTGTCCTGCCGGACCACAATTTGGCACGACGAAGAAGCAAGAGCGAAGGCAACGGAGAAGATCGCTTTACGACGAGGACGAGTCGAAAGACGATCGCAAAAAGGACGGGAAGAAGATGTCGATGAGGGAGTCCGTAGCTGCGAAAAGAAAAAAGTCGAGAAAGATGAAGCAATTGCCGCAAAGGGACGGGCAGTCTTCCAAACAATCGATGAGGGAAGACAGCTTCTTAGAGTCTAAGACTAAAATAGCAAAGGAGAAGGCAACGAtgaagaagaggaagaggcAGATCTCGTTCGTGTTGCCTGTGCCGTGCAAGGGTGAAATCTGCAAACCGAAGGTCTGTTGCTTTAGAACTCGCAAGAAAGAGAAGAGGATAGGGAAATTAGGCGCCGATAGAAAGTTGAGCACGGATAAATCGTCGAGGGAATCTCTTCGAGGATCGAGAAAACGCACGAAAGCGAGTGTTTTTAGCAAAATGCTGGATTTGCCTTTGGAATTGACGCGAGAAGTCGAAAGGGCCAGGAGAGAGATCGCAGAGGCTAAATTGTCAGGTGGCAGACTCGAAAGAAGAAGAAGTACCGTCGATAGTATCTCGGAGGATAGCAGGTGA
- the LOC143342012 gene encoding uncharacterized protein LOC143342012 produces MINDEPVDVCQSCKCVLMTNERNIRVQMRMVQENLVTYFYLQTEPSSGERSLLSFEDDHEELADKDARPEEAIEESGETKKTVTMDPCSPPKGKKTAEEFSAMLGVPVPTSIEEHVEGRAYLQELEAVRSRVYPRISEFHSIE; encoded by the exons aTGATCAACGATGAACCTGTCGATGTTTGCCAATCGTGTAAATGTGTTTTAATGACAAATGAAAGGAATATTAGGGTACAAATGCGAATGGTGCAGGAAAATTTAGTGACCTATTTCTATCTACA aacggaGCCGAGCAGCGGGGAACGATCATTGCTCAGCTTCGAGGACGATCACGAGGAGTTGGCGGACAAAGACGCAAGGCCAGAGGAGGCGATCGAGGAGAGCGGAGAAACAAAGAAGACGGTTACTATGGACCCTTGCAGCCCTCCGAAAGGGAAGAAGACCGCGGAGGAGTTTTCGGCGATGCTGGGCGTCCCTGTGCCGACATCGATCGAGGAACACGTCGAGGGCAGGGCTTATTTGCAGGAACTCGAAGCCGTTCGAAGCAGAGTTTATCCACGAATTTCGGAGTTTCACTCGATCGAGTGA